The genomic segment GCCGCCGGGTGACCAAGAGCCCGGGGCCGCGGATGCAGGGGAGCGTCAAGCGGATCTTCCGCGATGCCGGCTACGGCTTCATCCATGGCCAGCCCGGCAACGACGTCTACTTCAGCCGCCGCTCGCTTCATGAGCTGGATTTCGACCGGCTCGAACCCGGAACTCCAGTTGAATACGAAATCGAGCAAGGGGAAGAGGGACCGCAGGCGTCGCGGGTGTTTCCCGTTGGGGAGCGCTCGCGCGCCTGAGCACCGGGAATCGCGGTGGGTGGAGAGATCGCTCGGCCGGCGGTAGATTCCGCAGTTCAGATGATCCCGATGCTCGATCCCGCGGTTCGCGATTCGGTTCAAACCGCCCGGTGAAAGTGCTCGACTCGCTGTTCCGCGCCGCTCGCCTGCGTTGCCCGAACTGCGGCGGAGGCGGGCTCCGGCTCGGTTGGATCGGCACCGTGACGCGCTGTCCGAGTTGCGGACTGCGGCTTGATCGCGGCGAGACCGACTACTTCCTCGGCGCATACACGCTCAATCTGATCGGAGCACTCCTGGTCGCCGTCGCGCTCGCGGTGCTCGGGGCGGCGCACCCCGACTGGCCGCGCTCCATGCTCTACGGCGCCGGAGTCGGTACGATCGTGCTGTTCGCGCTGTGGTTCTATCCGTTCAGCCGGCTGCTCTGGCTGGCCGTAGACCTCGCACTACGCGGGTCGCGCCCGGCGGACTTCGATGGCGGTTGAGCGGCGGGATCGCCCGCGAGCGCCCGCAAGCCACGATCCTATCGCGCGACCGATGGGTAGAGCCGAGACGCGATGATCACGAGCACCAGCAGCGCGGTCAGCTCCACGGTCGCGTCGAGCCCGAGTCCGAACGCGCTTTCGCCGCCCTGCACCATGAGCGTGCGCAATGCGTCCACCAGGTAGGTGAGCGGGTTCGAGTGCGCGATGCCTCGCAGCCAGCCCGGCATCATGGTGATCGGATAGATCGCGTTGCTCGCGAAGAACAGCGGCATGGTGAGCACCTGCCCGATGCCCATGAAGCGCTCGCGGGTCTTGACGATGCAGGCAATGATGAGGGAAAAGGTCGAGAACACCGCCGAGCCGATCAGCACCGAAAGCACGACTCCGAGGACGGCGAGCGGCTCGAGGCGCAGGTGAACGCCGAGCAGCAGGGTAACGGCATAGATGATCACGGTCTGGGTCAGCCCGCGGGCGCCAGCCGAAACGGCCTTTCCCAGCACCAGCGCGCTGCGGTAGGCCGGGCTCACCAGCATCTTCTGGACGATCCCGAGGTCGCGCTCCCAGATGATCGCGATGCCGTAGAATATCGCGGTGAACAGAACGCTTTGCGCCAGTACCCCGGGGGCCATGAAGTCGAGGTAGCGCATGGACCCGGTGGGAATCGCCCGCACCCGCGTGAAGACCTGGCCGAACACGAGCAACCACAGAATCGGCTGCAGCGAACGGGTGAACACCTCGGTTGGGTCGCGCAACAGTTTGCGAAGCTCGCCGTCCGCGATCGCCACCACCTGGCGCGCGAACTCGACGATCGCGATCGGCGGCTCACTCGAGGCGGTGAGCGGTGATTCGTGTGCGAGCGACTTCACGGTAAGAGCCGGTCTCCTCCATCGTGCCGCCGGTGTGTGCGACGAATACGTCATCCATGGTGGCGTCCTTGCCGATCGCGGCCTTGAGTGCGTCGGGCGCGCCGGAGACCGCGACCCGCCCGCGATGCAACAGTGTGATGAAGTCGCACAGTGCGTCGGCCTCTTCCATATCGTGCGTGGTCAGGAGCACGCTGGTGCCGTAGCGCTCCCGAAGCTCGCGGAGGCGGTCCCAGACCGCGTGACGCGCGCGCGGGTCGAGGCCGACTGTGGGTTCGTCCAGGAACAGCACCGCCGGGCGGTGGAGCATGGACTGGGCGATCTCGAGTCGCCGGATCATGCCCCCCGAGTAGGTCTTCACCAGACTGTCGGCGAATTCGGCCAGTCCCATGAAGGCCAGCGCCTCCTCGATCCGCTCGCGCCGTTCGAGGGGAGGAATGGCGTAGAGTCGAGCCGAGAGCATGAGGTTCTCGCGACCTGTGAGGCCGGCATCCGCTGAAAGCAGCTGGGGCACGTAGCCGATCCGCCGTCGGACCTCGCGCGGCTGTCGCACCACGTCGAAACCCGAGACGCGCGCCGTTCCCGAGGTCGGCGGCAGCAGCGTCGTGAGCATGCGGATCATCGTCGTCTTGCCGGCCCCATTCGATCCGAGCAGTCCGTAGAACGCGCCGCGGGCGACGGTGAGGTCGAGATGGTCCACCGCCAGCAGCTGGTCGAACCGGCGCGTCAGTCCTTCCGTCGCCACCGCGGGGGAGCCCTGATTCTCCGGTTGCGGCTCCGGGGGGAGGGAACGCCGACGATCTACGGACACCCCGGCAGTATGCCACACCCGAGCGGCGTGCCGGCGCTCCGCCTGGCATAGCCGCATGGCGGAACGCCCGGCTCCATAGACGCGCTGGACCGGATGGCAGCCGTGGTGCAACAGAGCCCCGAGTGCATCAGCCCGGCAGATTCGAGCAGGCATGCCGCCGGCTCGTCGGGTTGCCAGCCCGTCGCCCCTCGACCGCGGCCGGCGGAAATTTCCTGACTTTGCGTCCAAACCTGGGTTCGACAGCTTGGAAGCCCGCGTATCCTCAAGGAGGCTTCCGGCGCGAATCGAACCAGGAGGCCCCATGCGCAGCGCGTTTGTTGTGGTGTCGGCAGTGGCGATCCTTGCGCCCTCCGCCGCCTTCTCTCAGGGCGTGGCCATCAATTCGAGCTCGGCGCCCGCCGACACCTCCGCGTTGCTCGACCTGTCCTCGACCAACAAGGGGTTCCTGCCGCCCCGCATGACCGCCTTCCAGCGTGGCGCGATTCCGCTTCCCGCCACGGGTCTGGTCGTGTATCAGACCGACGCCACTCCCGGACTCTGGATCAACGCCGGTACCCCGGGCTCGCCCAGCTGGAGGCAGCTGATCGACAACACCACGGTTCCAGGCAATCCCTGGCTCGCGAACGGCACCAAGCTCTACTACAACAATGGCAACGTCGGGATTGGGATTTCGAATCCCGGCCACCGCCTCTCGATCGAGGATGCGTACGACGGCCTGCGCGTCCAGACCGACAGCACCAACAGCGTGGTGGCGAGTTTCGGCGGCCTTGGAAACTTCTTCGTCGACGCTCCGTTCGTTGCCGGCGGCCGGCTCTCGATTCTCGGGAACGGCAACACCGGCGTGGGAGTCGCCAACCCGCAGTCGCGCCTCGATGTCGTGGGCGGGCTCTACGACGTGGCGAGCACCGAAGGGGACGTGCGCATCGGCAGCCCGTCGTACCGGCTCAAGATTGGCGTCGCCACTGCGGGCGGCGTAGCCGGCGACGCGAGGATCGAGCAGCAGGGGCAGCCCGGCGGCTACAATGTACTCACGCTCGGCGCGCAGGGAAACCGGATCCTGATGCTGAACGGGAGCACTTCCCGCGTCGGAATCGGCACGGATTCGCCAGATGCGCCGCTCGGCTTCCCGGCGAGCCTGGGCAAGAAGATCACGCTCTATCCGGGCGCGACGGGCGACGTGGGCTTCGGGGTCGCGGGCAACCGGCTCCAGATCTTCGCCGACAATCCCAATGCCGACGTGGCGATGGGCTACGACGCGGCTGGAACCTTCAACGAGCGGTTCGCCGTGAAGCCCACCGGCGCACTGGCAGTGAACGGAGCGGTGGGCGCCGCCGGTCAGGTCCTCAGCTCCAATGGCTCGGCCAGCGCGGCGACCTGGGTATCGCCGACCAACTCCCAGTACAACAACATCACGATCATCGACTCACCGCACACGCTTGGACTCACGGATCATACCGGAGCAGATCTTCCCGACATGACCAAGACCGTCACGCTGTCCGGGCCGGCCCGGGCGATCGTCAGCGTCAACGTGCCGGTCAGCGACCCCGGGTGCGTCGCGTGCGGGGCGTCCTTCTGTTCCGCCTACCTCGATGTCGACAACGTCGATGTGCGCATCTACAACAAGACCGTCGCGAACGGCGGTATCGAGATCATCAGCTTCACGGATGGCATCAACCTTTCGTCCGGCACACATACCCTCAAGGTGAAGGGATTCACGATCAGCGGGAGCAAGACGA from the Candidatus Sulfotelmatobacter sp. genome contains:
- a CDS encoding cold shock domain-containing protein, yielding EEVALVANVEGETLRADKQKEQLRAAVHAAFRALTIEVDRHCLKRRRVTKSPGPRMQGSVKRIFRDAGYGFIHGQPGNDVYFSRRSLHELDFDRLEPGTPVEYEIEQGEEGPQASRVFPVGERSRA
- a CDS encoding DUF983 domain-containing protein encodes the protein MKVLDSLFRAARLRCPNCGGGGLRLGWIGTVTRCPSCGLRLDRGETDYFLGAYTLNLIGALLVAVALAVLGAAHPDWPRSMLYGAGVGTIVLFALWFYPFSRLLWLAVDLALRGSRPADFDGG
- a CDS encoding ABC transporter permease, whose amino-acid sequence is MKSLAHESPLTASSEPPIAIVEFARQVVAIADGELRKLLRDPTEVFTRSLQPILWLLVFGQVFTRVRAIPTGSMRYLDFMAPGVLAQSVLFTAIFYGIAIIWERDLGIVQKMLVSPAYRSALVLGKAVSAGARGLTQTVIIYAVTLLLGVHLRLEPLAVLGVVLSVLIGSAVFSTFSLIIACIVKTRERFMGIGQVLTMPLFFASNAIYPITMMPGWLRGIAHSNPLTYLVDALRTLMVQGGESAFGLGLDATVELTALLVLVIIASRLYPSVAR
- a CDS encoding ATP-binding cassette domain-containing protein: MATEGLTRRFDQLLAVDHLDLTVARGAFYGLLGSNGAGKTTMIRMLTTLLPPTSGTARVSGFDVVRQPREVRRRIGYVPQLLSADAGLTGRENLMLSARLYAIPPLERRERIEEALAFMGLAEFADSLVKTYSGGMIRRLEIAQSMLHRPAVLFLDEPTVGLDPRARHAVWDRLRELRERYGTSVLLTTHDMEEADALCDFITLLHRGRVAVSGAPDALKAAIGKDATMDDVFVAHTGGTMEETGSYREVARTRITAHRLE